One window from the genome of Actinoplanes teichomyceticus ATCC 31121 encodes:
- a CDS encoding glycosyltransferase: MPDLHRAAYIAFDRFPSAKGSAVHIRHMAAELFTRYGGGLLCVLGGGGLPGYQRENGVEIVRFGAVVPNLLDRAEAFSAWVAERLAAHRATLRLCHVRDPWGALPALDTGARLVYEANGLPSIELPYAWPRAAPTTLAKIADLERTCLARADAVVVPSRVIERAVIGRGVPAERVHLIPNGADPVPAGLPRPAGAPDRYLVYVGALQPWQGVDVLLRAFARLADLTGLTLVICSSVPPARARPLHRLAERLGIADRVLWRYTLPHREVAAWLAHADVSVAPLTASARNVQQGCSPIKVWESMAAGTAVVASDLPVIREVLGEHGRLVPPDRPAELARAVRVLLEYPQAAADLARQARQHVEQGFTWAHARARLAAVYDRLEAR; the protein is encoded by the coding sequence GTGCCTGACCTCCACCGCGCGGCCTACATCGCGTTCGACCGCTTCCCGTCGGCCAAGGGCTCCGCCGTGCACATCCGGCACATGGCGGCCGAGCTGTTCACCCGCTACGGCGGTGGCCTGCTCTGCGTGCTCGGCGGCGGGGGCCTGCCCGGGTACCAGCGGGAGAACGGCGTGGAGATCGTCCGGTTCGGCGCGGTGGTGCCGAACCTGCTGGACCGCGCCGAGGCGTTCTCCGCCTGGGTCGCCGAGCGCCTCGCCGCGCACCGCGCCACGCTGCGGCTGTGCCACGTGCGCGACCCGTGGGGCGCGCTGCCCGCCCTGGACACCGGCGCCCGCCTGGTCTACGAGGCCAACGGCCTGCCCTCGATCGAGCTGCCGTACGCCTGGCCCCGGGCCGCGCCCACCACCCTCGCCAAGATCGCCGACCTGGAGCGGACCTGCCTGGCGCGGGCCGACGCGGTGGTCGTCCCGTCCCGGGTCATCGAGCGGGCGGTCATCGGCCGGGGCGTGCCGGCCGAGCGCGTCCACCTGATCCCGAACGGCGCCGACCCGGTGCCGGCCGGCCTGCCGCGCCCGGCCGGCGCCCCGGACCGGTACCTCGTCTACGTCGGCGCGCTGCAACCGTGGCAGGGCGTCGACGTGCTGCTGCGCGCGTTCGCCCGGCTGGCCGACCTGACCGGCCTGACGCTGGTGATCTGCTCCTCGGTGCCACCGGCACGGGCCCGCCCCCTGCACCGGCTCGCCGAACGCCTGGGCATCGCCGACCGGGTCCTCTGGCGGTACACGCTGCCGCACCGTGAGGTCGCCGCCTGGCTGGCGCACGCCGACGTGTCGGTCGCGCCGCTGACCGCCAGCGCGCGCAACGTCCAGCAGGGGTGCAGTCCGATCAAGGTGTGGGAGTCGATGGCGGCCGGCACCGCGGTCGTCGCCTCCGACCTGCCGGTGATCCGCGAGGTGCTGGGCGAGCACGGGCGGCTGGTGCCGCCGGACCGCCCGGCCGAGCTGGCCCGTGCCGTCCGGGTGCTGCTGGAGTACCCACAGGCCGCCGCGGACCTCGCCCGGCAGGCCCGGCAGCACGTCGAACAGGGCTTCACCTGGGCACACGCACGGGCTCGGCTGGCGGCCGTCTACGACCGCCTGGAGGCCCGCTGA
- a CDS encoding NAD-dependent epimerase/dehydratase family protein gives MRVVVTGAAGFVGSHLVATLAAAGHDVLAVDAPGRAASPEAAVANRAALARAGVPVTDSDLATDDLAPLVRADAILHLAGRPGVRSSWGSGAADAYRDNITATGRLLAACAARPAGRRPRFVLASSSSVYGSAERPCAEDDPISPQSPYARSKAVAERLAQRAAARDGVPTVILRYFSVYGPRQRPDMAFHRFIEAALDGVPAPLYGDGRQSRSFTFVGDVVEATVRAARAPLAPGTVLNVGSPVPVGVRDALARIGTLLGAPAPTVAAAAAPGDVARTWAGADRAARLLGWTARTGLDEGLARQVAWHRERRDPGRELHRPGRDTDHDQHRPDRDTDHDQHRPGRDTDHDQHRPGRDQHRPGRERREPSRA, from the coding sequence GTGCGGGTAGTGGTGACCGGAGCGGCCGGGTTCGTCGGCAGCCATCTCGTCGCCACGCTCGCCGCCGCCGGGCACGACGTGCTCGCGGTCGACGCGCCGGGCCGGGCCGCGTCACCGGAGGCCGCCGTGGCCAACCGCGCCGCACTCGCCCGAGCCGGCGTGCCGGTGACCGACAGTGATCTCGCCACCGACGACCTGGCGCCGCTCGTGCGGGCGGACGCGATCCTGCACCTGGCCGGCCGGCCCGGGGTGCGCAGCTCCTGGGGGAGCGGGGCGGCCGACGCGTACCGGGACAACATCACCGCCACCGGCCGGCTGCTGGCCGCCTGCGCCGCCCGGCCCGCCGGACGGCGCCCGCGGTTCGTGCTGGCGTCGAGCTCCTCGGTGTACGGCAGCGCCGAGCGTCCCTGCGCCGAGGACGACCCGATCTCGCCGCAGAGCCCGTACGCGCGATCGAAAGCCGTGGCGGAACGGCTCGCGCAGCGGGCCGCCGCCCGGGACGGGGTGCCCACCGTCATCCTGCGCTACTTCTCCGTGTACGGGCCGCGGCAGCGGCCGGACATGGCCTTCCACCGGTTCATCGAGGCGGCGCTGGACGGCGTCCCCGCGCCGCTGTACGGCGACGGCCGGCAGAGCCGGTCGTTCACCTTCGTCGGCGACGTGGTGGAGGCGACCGTGCGCGCGGCGCGGGCGCCGCTGGCCCCGGGCACCGTGCTCAACGTGGGCAGTCCGGTCCCGGTCGGCGTCCGCGACGCCCTGGCGCGCATCGGTACGCTGCTCGGCGCCCCGGCGCCGACCGTGGCGGCCGCCGCCGCGCCCGGTGACGTCGCGCGCACCTGGGCCGGCGCCGACCGGGCCGCGCGGCTGCTCGGCTGGACCGCCCGGACCGGCCTGGACGAGGGACTGGCCCGGCAGGTCGCCTGGCACCGCGAACGCCGCGACCCCGGCCGTGAGCTGCACCGGCCCGGCCGCGACACCGACCATGACCAGCACCGGCCGGACCGGGACACCGACCATGACCAGCACCGGCCCGGCCGCGACACCGACCATGACCAGCACCGGCCGGGCCGCGACCAGCACCGGCCCGGCCGGGAGCGCCGGGAGCCGAGCCGTGCCTGA
- a CDS encoding glycosyltransferase family 4 protein, producing the protein MRLLWITENYPPSPGGMANSCDRIVRGLRQAGVLVDVVHLSRRATPPRVSHEPGGRLHTVPLGEDPEHALRLLWTTLVPQAGGYTHVVAFGGVYPLLAAPVYAAWAGLPLVTLLRGNDFDTGMFSLRRQPVVLEALRSSAHVCVVAAGTAPLVTALAPATPVTWIANGIDTDQWEILPSERQKAAAWRAEHVAPDRRTIGVIGQLKSKKGVRLLLDAVRAGRHAQRFHVVLAGELEPGIDAWLRAHPETAYTVLPFQDRYQLLSVYAACDLVALPSFYDGLPNVALEAAALGVPLLASDAGGLADLVDEEIGFRFPAGDEHACRAAVHRAALAGDDELAARGAAGARRVRERFGVAAETDGYLRVLAAVR; encoded by the coding sequence ATGCGGCTGCTCTGGATCACCGAGAACTACCCGCCCAGCCCGGGCGGGATGGCCAACTCCTGCGACCGGATCGTGCGCGGGCTGCGGCAGGCGGGCGTCCTGGTCGACGTGGTGCACCTGAGCCGCCGCGCCACCCCGCCGCGGGTGTCGCACGAGCCGGGCGGCCGGCTGCACACCGTGCCGCTGGGTGAGGACCCGGAGCACGCGCTGCGCCTGCTGTGGACCACGCTGGTGCCGCAGGCCGGCGGGTACACCCACGTGGTCGCGTTCGGCGGCGTCTACCCGCTGCTGGCCGCGCCGGTCTACGCCGCCTGGGCCGGTCTGCCGCTGGTCACCCTGCTGCGCGGCAACGACTTCGACACCGGCATGTTCTCGCTGCGCCGCCAGCCGGTGGTGCTGGAGGCGCTGCGCTCGTCGGCGCACGTCTGCGTGGTGGCCGCCGGCACGGCCCCGCTGGTGACCGCGCTGGCGCCGGCGACCCCGGTCACCTGGATCGCCAACGGCATCGACACTGATCAGTGGGAGATCCTGCCGTCGGAACGGCAGAAGGCGGCGGCGTGGCGCGCCGAGCACGTCGCCCCGGACCGCCGCACGATCGGCGTGATCGGCCAGCTGAAGAGCAAGAAGGGCGTGCGTCTGCTGCTGGACGCGGTGCGGGCCGGCCGGCACGCGCAGCGCTTCCACGTGGTGCTGGCCGGCGAGCTGGAGCCGGGCATCGACGCGTGGCTGCGGGCGCACCCGGAGACGGCGTACACGGTGCTGCCCTTCCAGGACCGCTACCAGCTGCTGAGCGTGTACGCCGCGTGCGACCTGGTGGCGCTGCCGTCGTTCTACGACGGCCTGCCGAACGTGGCGCTGGAGGCCGCGGCGCTGGGCGTCCCGCTGCTCGCCTCGGACGCCGGGGGGCTGGCCGACCTGGTCGACGAGGAGATCGGCTTCCGGTTCCCGGCCGGTGACGAACATGCCTGCCGGGCGGCGGTGCACCGGGCCGCGCTGGCCGGCGACGACGAGCTCGCCGCGCGGGGCGCCGCGGGGGCACGGCGGGTCCGGGAACGGTTCGGTGTGGCCGCCGAGACCGACGGCTACCTGCGGGTGCTGGCCGCCGTACGGTGA
- a CDS encoding sensor histidine kinase, which yields MRRSYVLVALAVTTLVALAFVIPLALLVHSAVQDRAMREAERQALGLSAVVVVATDRDLVLNSIMSTRAGQHGELAAHLPALGTVGVSRVTPGAVIQVRQRETAGTVTVDGGRVYLRPVALPQGLIAVIEVFVPGTSLRAGVPTAVLVLVLEAVVLVGLCMVLADRLAARVVRSTRDLARTATSLGAGQLHARVRPSGPREIEEVGAALNVLADRFLELLAKERALAANLSHRLRVPLTALRLNAEALAAGDDRDRQLRVVDRLEHEISAVISEASRPLAARPRLHCDLGAVVADRTAFWGALAEDQGRPWQADPPPEGITVPAAWSRVTEALDVLLGNVFHHTGEDAACRVTVVRAAASATVIVDDAGPGFTDPDAALARGASDANSTGLGLDIAQRLAADTGGGLTVGRNEWGGARVRLTLGTLPDETPAAAPRRRRWWRGLGGVHARL from the coding sequence ATGAGACGCAGCTACGTACTGGTCGCCCTCGCCGTCACCACCCTGGTGGCGCTGGCGTTCGTCATCCCGCTCGCGCTGCTGGTGCACAGCGCCGTCCAGGATCGTGCGATGCGCGAGGCCGAACGGCAGGCCCTCGGCCTCTCCGCCGTGGTCGTGGTCGCCACCGACCGCGACCTCGTCCTCAACTCGATCATGAGCACGCGCGCCGGGCAGCATGGTGAGCTCGCCGCGCACCTGCCCGCCCTCGGCACCGTCGGAGTCAGCCGGGTCACCCCCGGCGCCGTCATCCAGGTGCGGCAGCGCGAGACGGCCGGCACCGTCACCGTCGACGGCGGCCGGGTCTACCTGCGGCCGGTCGCACTGCCGCAGGGCCTGATCGCGGTCATCGAGGTGTTCGTCCCGGGCACGTCGCTGCGGGCCGGTGTGCCGACCGCGGTGCTGGTGCTCGTCCTGGAAGCGGTGGTGCTGGTCGGTCTGTGCATGGTCCTCGCCGACCGGCTCGCCGCCCGGGTCGTCCGGTCCACCCGTGACCTGGCACGCACCGCCACCAGCCTGGGCGCCGGTCAACTGCATGCCCGGGTACGCCCCAGCGGCCCCCGCGAGATCGAGGAGGTCGGCGCGGCCCTCAACGTGCTCGCCGACCGGTTCCTGGAGCTGCTCGCCAAGGAGCGGGCGCTCGCCGCGAACCTGTCCCACCGGCTGCGGGTGCCGTTGACCGCGCTGCGGCTCAACGCCGAGGCGCTGGCTGCCGGCGACGACCGGGACCGCCAGCTGCGGGTCGTCGACCGGCTGGAGCACGAGATCAGCGCGGTGATCAGCGAGGCGAGCCGCCCGCTGGCCGCCCGTCCCCGCCTGCACTGCGATCTCGGCGCGGTGGTGGCGGACCGCACCGCGTTCTGGGGCGCCCTCGCCGAGGATCAGGGCCGGCCGTGGCAGGCCGACCCGCCGCCCGAGGGCATCACCGTGCCGGCCGCCTGGTCCCGGGTCACCGAGGCGCTGGACGTGCTGCTCGGCAACGTCTTCCACCACACCGGCGAGGACGCGGCCTGCCGGGTCACCGTCGTACGGGCCGCCGCGTCGGCGACGGTGATCGTCGACGACGCCGGCCCCGGCTTCACCGACCCGGACGCCGCCCTGGCCCGTGGCGCCAGCGACGCCAACTCCACCGGCCTGGGGCTCGACATCGCGCAGCGGCTCGCCGCCGACACCGGCGGGGGCCTGACGGTGGGTCGCAACGAGTGGGGTGGTGCCCGGGTGCGACTCACCCTGGGCACGTTGCCGGATGAGACACCGGCCGCCGCCCCGCGCCGGCGCCGCTGGTGGCGCGGTCTCGGCGGGGTCCACGCCCGCCTCTGA
- a CDS encoding M4 family metallopeptidase, translating into MKHKVAVATGLAAVTVAGSIALTMPQGNAATTKPPTATTAEPVPTTLATSRATTSAQALVANKPKIFFKGGRDKLVRRQVISQNGLQYVAYERTYRGLPVHGGDAVVVTDTAGTVLGNYVAQEQALTVGTSAKVSPGAAAATARKKLTTVRTTGKPTLTVVAQGAGVLAYEVVVSGTKRTAQGTAPSNLHVFVDAATGKVIDDLTRDDIVDATGRGAYYGTVNIDTRGSGGSFSMNDPTRPGLACGGQNGAPFTSTTDTWGNGSATDLVTGCVDAMYAVQQEWNMLREWLGRNGIDGNGRGFPIRQGLADVNAFWNGSRIEIGRSSDGRRLLNSIDVVGHEFGHAINQFTPGGSSGGNEAGGLNESTGDIFGALTEFYANNPNDPGDYTTGEVANLTGNGPIRNMADPSKLGDPNCFSSSIPSTEVHAAAGPQNHWFYLLAEGSRPTNGQPASPTCNNSTVTGIGIRKAGQIYMNTLMRKTSGWTHAKARAASVAAAAQLFGNGPECATVKAAWSAVSVPAGSGEPACTGGSTPTAGPTATGSPTAGPSATGGPAPTQSPTGDCQAGFSSHDSGAVTTGQTVATDTFTAGRGRHTACLAGPSGTDFDLYLDKNVGGRWAVVARSTGETSREALSYTGTAGTYRYRIVSYSGSGNAVLGWNVPAAS; encoded by the coding sequence TTGAAGCACAAAGTCGCGGTGGCGACCGGCCTTGCGGCCGTCACCGTAGCGGGGTCCATCGCCCTGACCATGCCGCAGGGAAACGCGGCCACCACGAAGCCCCCCACGGCGACCACGGCCGAACCGGTGCCGACCACCCTCGCCACCTCCCGCGCGACGACGTCGGCGCAGGCGCTCGTGGCGAACAAGCCCAAGATCTTCTTCAAGGGTGGCCGCGACAAGCTCGTCCGGCGCCAGGTGATCAGCCAGAACGGCCTGCAGTACGTCGCCTACGAGCGCACCTACCGGGGCCTTCCGGTGCACGGCGGCGACGCGGTCGTGGTCACCGACACCGCCGGCACGGTGCTGGGCAACTACGTGGCCCAGGAGCAGGCGCTGACGGTCGGCACCTCCGCGAAGGTCAGCCCCGGGGCCGCCGCCGCGACCGCCCGTAAGAAGCTCACCACCGTACGGACCACGGGCAAGCCGACGCTGACGGTCGTCGCGCAGGGTGCCGGTGTCCTGGCGTACGAGGTCGTCGTCAGTGGCACCAAGCGCACCGCGCAGGGAACCGCGCCCAGCAACCTGCACGTGTTCGTGGACGCCGCCACCGGCAAGGTCATCGACGACCTGACCCGTGACGACATCGTCGACGCGACCGGCCGCGGCGCCTACTACGGCACCGTGAACATCGACACCCGGGGCTCGGGCGGCAGCTTCAGCATGAACGACCCGACCCGGCCGGGCCTGGCCTGCGGCGGGCAGAACGGCGCGCCGTTCACCAGCACCACCGACACCTGGGGCAACGGCAGCGCCACCGACCTGGTCACCGGCTGCGTGGACGCGATGTACGCCGTCCAGCAGGAGTGGAACATGCTGCGCGAGTGGCTGGGCCGCAACGGCATCGACGGCAACGGCCGCGGCTTCCCGATCCGGCAGGGCCTGGCCGACGTCAACGCCTTCTGGAACGGCTCCCGCATCGAGATCGGCCGCTCCTCCGACGGCCGCCGCCTGCTCAACAGCATCGACGTCGTCGGTCACGAGTTCGGGCACGCGATCAACCAGTTCACCCCCGGCGGCTCCAGCGGCGGCAACGAGGCCGGCGGCCTGAACGAGTCCACCGGTGACATCTTCGGCGCGCTGACCGAGTTCTACGCCAACAACCCGAACGACCCGGGCGACTACACCACCGGTGAGGTGGCGAACCTGACCGGCAACGGGCCGATCCGCAACATGGCCGATCCGTCCAAGCTCGGCGACCCGAACTGCTTCTCCAGCAGCATCCCGTCCACCGAGGTGCACGCCGCGGCCGGCCCGCAGAACCACTGGTTCTACCTGCTCGCCGAGGGCTCGCGTCCGACCAACGGCCAGCCGGCCAGCCCGACCTGCAACAACAGCACCGTGACCGGCATCGGCATCCGCAAGGCCGGCCAGATCTACATGAACACGCTGATGCGCAAGACGAGCGGCTGGACCCACGCCAAGGCCCGCGCGGCCTCGGTGGCCGCCGCCGCCCAGCTGTTCGGCAACGGCCCCGAGTGCGCCACCGTCAAGGCCGCCTGGAGCGCCGTCAGCGTCCCGGCCGGCAGCGGCGAGCCCGCCTGCACCGGCGGCAGCACCCCGACGGCCGGTCCCACGGCGACCGGCAGCCCGACCGCCGGCCCGAGCGCCACCGGCGGCCCCGCCCCGACCCAGTCGCCCACCGGCGACTGCCAGGCCGGGTTCTCCTCGCACGACAGCGGCGCGGTCACCACCGGCCAGACGGTCGCCACCGACACGTTCACCGCCGGCCGCGGGCGCCACACCGCCTGCCTCGCCGGGCCCAGCGGAACCGACTTCGACCTGTACCTCGACAAGAACGTCGGCGGACGGTGGGCGGTCGTGGCCCGCTCGACCGGGGAGACGTCACGCGAGGCGCTGTCCTACACCGGCACGGCCGGCACCTACCGGTACCGGATCGTCTCGTACAGCGGTTCGGGCAATGCTGTTCTCGGCTGGAACGTTCCCGCCGCGAGCTGA
- a CDS encoding DUF6209 family protein, with the protein MTMSRMPRSVLTVAAALIAAAGVFAAPADASPSPAGTGAPVLHFHADGSTSVEGVIESGRPVQIDFDPARLSKCRGTDEYGDSWGISVQYRIDGGQVRVYPVTARVTADGTDTTVRSLGILQLRPDTRHLQMWFVGEDRTGCHEEDTDHGANYQFDINQPPVLARATYQADWSETLTGSLRQGGALVIDYDPARLPQCRTTYRGYPAWQIDAFYRFDGGPVRSTPVNQGAEAIPIRIDVPANAQQIETWFTIGVPYPPTGCSAYDSDYGKNYTFSID; encoded by the coding sequence ATGACCATGTCACGCATGCCGCGTAGTGTGCTGACGGTGGCCGCGGCGCTCATCGCCGCTGCCGGAGTCTTCGCCGCTCCGGCCGACGCCAGCCCGTCCCCGGCCGGCACGGGTGCGCCTGTGCTGCACTTCCACGCCGATGGAAGCACGTCGGTCGAGGGAGTCATCGAGTCCGGCCGTCCCGTCCAGATCGACTTCGATCCGGCTCGCCTGTCCAAGTGCCGCGGCACGGACGAGTACGGCGACTCCTGGGGCATCTCGGTCCAGTACCGCATCGACGGAGGTCAGGTGCGGGTGTACCCGGTCACCGCAAGAGTGACGGCCGACGGCACGGACACCACGGTCAGGAGCCTGGGCATCCTGCAACTGCGCCCGGACACCCGGCACCTGCAGATGTGGTTCGTCGGCGAGGACCGCACCGGATGCCACGAAGAGGACACCGACCACGGCGCGAACTACCAGTTCGACATCAACCAGCCGCCGGTGCTGGCCCGCGCCACCTACCAGGCCGACTGGTCCGAGACCCTGACCGGGTCGCTGCGCCAGGGCGGTGCCCTGGTGATCGACTACGATCCGGCTCGGCTCCCGCAGTGCCGTACCACCTACCGGGGCTACCCCGCCTGGCAGATCGACGCCTTCTACCGATTCGACGGCGGCCCGGTGCGGTCCACACCGGTGAACCAGGGCGCCGAGGCGATCCCGATCCGCATCGACGTTCCGGCGAACGCCCAGCAGATCGAGACGTGGTTCACGATCGGAGTTCCCTACCCGCCCACCGGGTGCTCGGCGTACGACTCGGACTACGGCAAGAACTACACCTTCTCCATCGACTGA
- a CDS encoding spermidine synthase produces MPSRFAELGWASTRLGEISLRRRREPITGIEVYEVKLGDEYLMSSMFTVAERELARLGLAMLPDRPCDVVVGGLGLGCTAHTVLADDRVRSLTVVEALEPVIDWHRRDLLPGGGALATDPRTRLLHGDFFALLRDGEGFDPAAPDRRFDAVLVDIDHSPGNVLDATHADLYTPAGLGRVADRLTPGGVFGLWSDDAPDEAFLTALRQCFHTADAHVVTFANPLTGGESANTVYVAATA; encoded by the coding sequence ATGCCGTCCCGATTCGCCGAACTCGGCTGGGCTTCGACCCGCCTCGGCGAGATCAGCCTGCGCCGCCGCCGGGAACCGATCACCGGGATCGAGGTGTACGAGGTCAAACTCGGCGACGAGTACCTGATGTCGAGCATGTTCACCGTCGCCGAGCGGGAGCTGGCGCGGCTGGGTCTGGCGATGCTGCCCGACCGGCCGTGCGACGTGGTCGTCGGCGGTCTGGGCCTCGGCTGCACCGCCCACACCGTCCTCGCCGACGACCGGGTCCGGAGCCTGACCGTGGTGGAGGCGCTGGAGCCGGTCATCGACTGGCACCGCCGTGACCTGCTGCCCGGCGGCGGCGCGCTGGCCACCGACCCGCGGACCAGGCTGCTGCACGGTGACTTCTTCGCGCTGCTGCGCGACGGTGAGGGCTTCGACCCGGCCGCCCCGGACCGGCGTTTCGACGCCGTCCTGGTCGACATCGACCACTCGCCCGGCAACGTCCTGGACGCGACCCACGCCGACCTGTACACACCGGCCGGGCTGGGCCGGGTCGCGGACCGGTTGACGCCGGGCGGGGTGTTCGGCCTGTGGTCCGACGATGCCCCGGACGAGGCGTTCCTGACCGCCCTGCGGCAGTGTTTCCACACGGCGGACGCCCACGTGGTGACCTTCGCCAATCCGTTGACCGGCGGCGAGTCGGCCAACACCGTCTACGTCGCCGCCACCGCCTGA
- a CDS encoding response regulator transcription factor: MLVIEDDVDVRQAIGRLLSATGHDVRLCGTALDGLREAAAWPPDVVVLDLGLPDLDGAAVLRRIRATSQVPIVVATAREQESEMIRLLRAGADDYVVKPYSAEQIEARIAAVLRRGHGGPAVAGLTVGGLSLDPQARTATLDGVPLQLSRLEFDLLAYLMRRAGTVVTRRQLLTDVWPAESRSLETVDVHVTWLRRKLGERAAQPRYVHTVRGVGIRLSPPEPAR; the protein is encoded by the coding sequence GTGTTGGTGATCGAGGACGACGTCGACGTCCGGCAGGCCATCGGCCGGTTGCTGAGCGCGACCGGGCACGACGTGCGGTTGTGCGGGACCGCCCTCGACGGGCTGCGCGAGGCGGCGGCGTGGCCCCCGGACGTGGTGGTGCTCGACCTCGGGCTGCCCGACCTCGACGGCGCGGCCGTGCTGCGCCGGATCCGGGCCACCTCGCAGGTGCCGATCGTCGTCGCGACCGCCCGCGAGCAGGAGAGCGAGATGATCCGGCTGTTGCGGGCCGGCGCCGACGACTACGTGGTCAAGCCGTACTCGGCCGAGCAGATCGAGGCCCGGATCGCGGCGGTGCTGCGCCGCGGCCACGGCGGCCCGGCGGTCGCCGGCCTGACCGTGGGCGGGCTGTCGCTGGACCCGCAGGCGCGCACGGCCACCCTCGACGGGGTGCCGCTGCAACTGTCCCGGCTGGAGTTCGACCTGCTGGCGTACCTGATGCGGCGGGCCGGCACGGTGGTGACCCGCCGTCAGCTGCTGACCGACGTGTGGCCGGCGGAGAGCCGGTCGCTGGAGACCGTCGACGTGCACGTCACCTGGCTGCGCCGCAAGCTCGGGGAACGGGCCGCCCAGCCCCGCTACGTGCACACCGTCCGCGGCGTCGGCATCCGCCTCTCCCCGCCGGAGCCCGCCCGGTAG